CATCGTGGGTGGTCTTGGTCTTGCCGGAGCCTGACATATGGCATGAAGAACAAGTAGGCGCCCTATAGTCAACTCCAGGCGTCCACATTCCAGGAGGAGAATCCCATTTGAATTTGTTGCCTGTCGCATCGTAGATGTCGCCGTGCTTTGATTCCTTGTAGATTTCTATCTGTGGATGATCAGGGCCTAAATGGCATTGACCGCAGGCCTCTGGCTTTCTTGCCTCTTCAATTGAAAACTGGTGTCTTGAATGGCAGCTTGTGCAACTACCCTTGCTTCCGTCGGGGTTGACTCTGCCGACGCCCACATTAGGCCAAGTATCCGGGTCAAGCTCACCTTCTTTCATGGCTATTACTGTGCCATGACAGTGATTGCAGCCCGCATTTCTTTCAGTGTTGCTGTTCAGTCCCTGTTTGAGCCAAGGGTCGACCTTCCACATGATTTCGACTGTATTGGCATGTTTGCTGATACTGTACTGTTTTGCTTCGTCAGGATGGCATCTTGAGCAGTCTTTTGGCGTAACAATGCCGGAAATAGGCACTTTCAGGGATGAGGGCGCATAAGGTGCATCAGGTTTTCCGTATTGCTTGTCATGTTTGGCGCTGATGTCTGTGTCGCCTGGTTCTGCCTTGTGGCAGTCATAGCATGTGATTCCTGCATTTGCGTGACGACTGGAGGCCCAATCTGAAACTATGCCTGGATGTTCCTTCTGGTGACACTGGATACAGGCCGATGCTTCAGGAGGCATGCTTCTTTCAAGATTGAACGACTTTATTTTTGAAAAATTGTCAGCGCCGACAAGGACTGCAAACCCCAGGCATAAGAAACATGAAACAATACCGGTTTTCAATTTGAAGAAACGCATTTCTTCCTCCTTAATATTTGCGTGATGATTTTAAAAAATCAATTATTAGCTTTGAACAGACTCTTTTGTTTATGAACCAGATTTCGATGGCATAGAAAACAGCTTTTGCCTTTGCCGTTATCCCCAAAAATTGCGGAACGATGAGCCAGCATTGCACCTCTTTTTTCAGAAATATACAGGATGTTCTGATGACATTTAAGGCAGTTTTCATTGGTCATGCTTGAATACACAATTTCTCGCCTCTTGGTGGAATCGTATGGCTCACCAAAAAAATGACCCCAGAAGTCCTTGATTCCGTGTTTTGTTTTGGAAAAAAAGAAGTTCACTGTCTGTTCAGGAGGCGGAAGATGACAGTCTATGCAGCTGGCTGTGAATCCCTTGGAGTTGGATGCGTGGGATGATGTTCTCCATGCCTCCACGGCTGGTTTGATTTCATGGCAAGAGGCGCAGAATGCCGGAGTTGAAGTGTCAACCATGATTTTGTACCCAAGATTCATCAATGGGAACATCGACAATGCAATTAAGAATATTATAATGGAAAACCAGATCAGTTTCTTCATTTACATCCTCTGGCAGAGTGTTTGTGTTAGTTTTATTGCAGGGAAAGTTATTTTGGCTTGTCTGGAACGTATTAGTGGGACTAAAATAGTTATATCGAATATTATTATTCGTTTCGGACGGTTTTATAAAGAAAAAAATGTCATGTGGTGCGAAGCAGAAGCAAAAAAATGTCATTTTGATTTGGTCTGCGGCTCTGCTTAACATAGCTGTCCGCTAATTTGCCAGAACCATTTCGGTGCTGGATTATAAACAATTGAATGGTTTAAATAACGGTGATGATTTTCAAATGGATGACATATTAACTGCGGGCCAGTCCGGTGATGCCGGAACAAGAGTATTCAGCCTTTGTTTTGTTTGTGTTTTTCTTGTTGTTCTGATTTTTTCGATGGATATGGCGATCCCTCTTGGGGTTGCCATGGGGGTTCCATATCTGGTTGCTGTACTGATTGCTCTCAAGTCTCCAGGTAAAAAATTAACAGTTATCATAACCGTAATCTGTTCTTTACTTACGATCGGCGCATTTTTATATAAACCGGCTGTTGCAGAGATGTGGAAGGCTGTTTTTAACAGGGCGATTGCCTTGTTCTCTATCTGGGTGACTGCCATACTTGGGCTTCAAAAGAAAAATATTGAGGAAAAACAAGATGCCGCCCTTCGCCAGCGTGAAAAGGCACTGGAAGAAGTACGGATACTAAGCGGACTCCTGCCTATCTGCTCTTCATGCAAAAAGATCAGGGATGATAAAGGCTACTGGACCCAGATAGAATTTTACATAAAAGAACATTCAGAGGCGGATTTCACACACGGAATTTGTCCTGAATGCACAAAAGAGCTTTATCCTGAATTCTACGAAAAAAAGTATGGCTCGGGCAAAGGTTCTGAGATCTGATTATATTTTGCCATGTTCCCCTTAGATGTTGAAAAGCGATATAATAAACCTTGTCAATAATTGATGGTCTCGCAAAAAGCCCCAAAAAGGCGCCGCGTCATACCGGACTTGACCCGGTATCCATTTTTTTCAGCTACTTATGGATTCAGGCCTGCGCCGGAATGACGGGAATCGGACTTTTAGCGGCCTTGTCAATAAATGCCTCCGTATATTGATATTCTTCTTATATCCAGAACTCAGGATATTTCCTGCTTTTCGAGATGTTGTTTATTATAAGAGCGACAGCCAAAAGAAGCATGGCTCCTGCGCCGGCAGGAAAAAATACATATAGAAATCCGAGCGCCTTTATTTTTTCGCCTCCTGTGACTGCAATCAGGGCAGTTGCTCCTCCTGGCGGGTGGAGGGTTTTTGTTGCATGCATAACTGCTATGGCTGTCGCAACTGAAATTCCTGAGCTCAACCACATCGGATCTGGTATCAGCTTGAGAGTCGTGACACCTATTAATGCTGAAATCATATGACCGCCAATGACATTTCTTGGCTGGGCAAGCGGACTTTTTATTGCTCCGTAAACAAGAACTGCAGAAGCCCCGAAGGATCCAATGAGCATCACAAGGTCTGATGGCACGAAAAATCTGTAGTGAACGATTCCTACCAAGGAGATCCCAAGAAAAGCGCCGATCCATGACCATAATATTTCCGCAATACTGACCCTGGGAGGGCTCTTGGTTACGCCTTTCATTTTAGTAAAATAACTCCGAATCAAACTCATTGATTTGTCCTTAAAGTATAAGCCCTGACGAGATCAGTCCTTGATATTATTCCCACAAGCCTGTTTTTTTCGTCAGTCACAGGAAGCCTGTTTATTTTATGGATGTTCATCAACGCAGACAGTCTGAAAAGGGGCGTTTCCGCGTGACAGCTTATTGCAGGGTAGGCCATGATGTCGCCCGCCTTTTCTGCATTTATGGTGGAAGATAGGCATCCTTTGTTGCCAAGGCATTCTGAAATTACTGACATGAAATTTTGAGGCAAAGATGTGACCATTCTGCGCAGAAAATCCTTTTCAGAAATCACACCAATGATTGTCATGTCCTGCGCAACGACAGGAACACCAGAGACGTCGAATTTTGCCATAAGCTTCGCAACTTCAATAAGGCAAGTGTCCCTGCCGACTGAAATAACTTCCCTGGTCATGATGTCACTTGCCTTAACAGAATGTTCATATCGATGTATGGCATGGCCGTAAGCTTTAAGATAAAGCTCTCTGAAGTCGGATAAAGATATGTCAAGATAGCCATCTATTTCCTTCATGGCCTCATAAACGTCTTCGTCTGAAATTTCAGGAGCTTTGATTCTTTCTTCGTGATTCACCGGCATTTGTTGCTCCGTGTTTTATCTGTATTTGTCCTGATTCATTTTTATTTCTGATTGGCTATGTTACTACTAAGTTTGGAATAATTTATTATTCCAATAATTAATATTCTTAATAAAAAAAGGATTTGTATGGTTGGTTTGCCATAAAAAACGCCATTTAGTCCGGATTAGAGCGTCCTTTGCTCGTAATCCGACATTGATCTGAAAATGGAGTTATTGTCATCTTGTCATAATTGGAATAAAAAACTTCCGGTAATGAATTAATACAATCCAGTTATAACCAAAACTCAAGTCTGTTGCCTTCAGGATCAGAAAAATAAATCACCTTTGATCCCCAAGCATGCTCTTTGACGGTTGCGTCTTTAAGCCCGTTTTCCCTTAGAAAGGCGCATGCTGTTTCAATGTCATCGACCTTCATAGTGATGGTGATGCCTTTGCCTGCCGAAGATCCAACAGATGTTTTCGATGCGTCGGCTATGCTCAGTCTGGACGTCCTGTTCAGCTCAAATTCCACAAACCACCCAAGTGAAGAGGTCTCTGGAAGCTTCAGCGTATTCTTGTAAAATGCGACAGTTTCCTGCCATTTTTCGCAATAAAGGATTGTGTTAACTATTTGTATATCCATTTTGATATTCATGGCTTTACTCATGGGATATGGCGCCTGCCGGGCAGCCATCTTCAGCGCTTAGGGCTTTTTCCTGGAATTCTTCAGGAACAGGATTAATCTTGACACTCGACTTTTCATCAACAAGCTCGAACACTTCGGGACATGTACTTTCACAGGCTCCGCATCCTATACATAATTCTTGATCAACCTTGAATTTCATTTTATTGCTCCAGTGCAAATTAATGTTCTTTTGTGTTTTGCTTAACCAGAAATTATCCTGATATTTTACCCTGAGCACCCGCAGCCATGGGACATTATTTTTTGCATTGTTTCTGCTTTTGCTCTGTCTCCGTTTCTTGTTATGATTTCCTCTGAAACAGGGATAGAAGTTTTTGCCATTTTCTGGGCTTCACTCACAAGTACAACCATTCCCGCGCAGCAAGGTACTTCCATTCTTGCTATGGTAATAGATTTTATGCCATTTCCTGCAAAAATCTGGGCAAGTTTTTCTACGTGCATTTTGCTGTCATCGAATTTCGGGCAGCCCATTAATACGATCTTGTCTTTTATGAAGTCTCTGTGCAGATTCGCGTATGCAGCAGCAGAGCAGTCAGCCAGAATAAGAAGCTCGGCATTTTTCAGATAAGGCGCGTTCGGAGGAACAAGTCTTATCTTGAGAGGCCAGTTGGCCAGTTGGGATTCTGCTATCGCCGTGCCATGATTGCTTGCAGCTTCTGGCTTAGCCATAGGCTTTAATGTCATGATTGAAGAAGACGGACATCCGCATCCTGTGTGCTTTGGATGCTCTGATTTCTTCTTCATGTCCTCAAGATGCTTGTGTACTGCTTCTTCATCAAACGGATCAGCTTCTCTTTCTATGATTTTGAGAGCGTCCTGGGGGCATGAGCCCATGCAGGCTCCGAGTCCGTCACAGAACATGTCTTTAATAACCTTTGCTTTGCCGTTTATTATCTGTATCGCGCCTTCAGCACATGAAACCACGCAGTTGCCGCATCCGTCGCATTTGTCTTCATTTATTTCTATTATTTTGCGTATTGTTTTCATTTTCTTTCTCCTTCATTTTAAAACTTGATGGCCTCATATTTTATATTTGGGCCACGGAAAACACGAAACATACGAAAAAGTCGATTATTGCTAAGTTTTTTTCAGAAAACCCTTTCTTCAAATAAAGTGTTTTCCGAACCTTTCCCCAAAAAAATTCGGTTAATAAAAAGTTTTTGAGGGGTGTGGGGAACTTTTTACAAAAAGTTCCCCGCGTTTTTCGTGTCTTTAGTGTGTTTCGTGGTTTCTCCCTCTCCATAATCTTGCCGGAGAGGGAGGTGTTCTTATGTGGTGTGCAAGCCTTGAGGCTTGAGCACCTTACGTTTTATGTCTTAGCCGAGTATTGCCTTAAGGTCTTCATCAGCGGTCTTGATCGGCATGATGTTGAAGTTTTTAACCAGAACATCAATAACGTTCGGACTCAAGAATGCAGGAAGTGATGGCCCGAGTCTTATGTCCTTGATTCCGAGGAAGAGCAGGGTCAGAAGAATCGCTACTGCTTTCTGCTCATACCATGAGAGTATGAAGGACAGCGGCAGATCGTTGACTCCGCACTCGAATGCTCCAGCAAGGGCAACCGCTATCTGAACAGCTGAGTAAGCGTCGTTGCACTGGCCTACATCGAGAAGTCTCGGGATTCCGCCTATATCGCCAAGCTGCTTGTCAAAGAATCTGAACTTTCCGCATGCAAGGGTAAGAATCATGCAGTCCTTGGGCACTTTTTCAACAAATTCAGTGTAGTAGTTGCGGCCAGGTTTTGCGCCGTCGCAGCCGCCCACAAGGAAGAAGTGGCGGATTGCCTTGCTTTTAACGCCTTCGATTACCTTGTCTGCAACGCCAAGAACCGTATTTCTCGCAAAGCCAACCATTACGGACGCGCCTGCCTTGTCTTCCGCAAATCCTGGCATATCAAGAGCTTTTTTGATTACAGGACTGAAATCCTTGCTTGCAATGTGCTCAACTCCTGGCCAGCCAACAAGACCCGTTGTGAATATATGGTCTTTATAAGTTTCTTTTGGCTTCTGGATACAGTTTGTGGTCATGAGTATCGCACCAGGGAACTCGTCGAACTCCTTTGCCTGATTCTGCCATGCTGTTCCGTAATGGCCGAAGAAATGGCTGAATTTCTTGAGCTCAGGATAAGCATGGGTCGGCAGCATTTCACCGTGGGTATAGATGTTGATGCCCTTGCCTTCGGTCTGCTTAAGAAGCTCATACATGTCTTTAAGATCATGGCCTGAAACAAGGATGGCCTTGCCTTTTTTTGTTCCAAGAGGAACGCTGGTCGGAACCGGATGCCCGTAAGTTCCTGTGTTGCCTGCATCAAGAAGTTCCATTGCCTTGAGGTTGATTTCGCCGCATTTGAGAACAAGGCCTACTAGTTCATTAACACCAAGGGTGTTATCAAGGGTAGCTGCCATTCCTTCATAGAGGAAATCATAAACAGCCTGATCTGTTTTGCCGAGAATCGCAGCATGGTCGGCATATGCTGCAACTCCCTTGATACCATAAATCAAAAGCTGTCTGAGCGATGTGATGTCAACATTTGCGTCGAGTTCCGCCTTGAAGCTGGTTTTTTCGCCTTCAGCAATAAGAGCTGCGGTGTTAAGTCCTTTGTAGCTTCCCTTGTACTGCGGGAAACTTGTGTTTCCGCCCTTTGCAGTAATTTTTTCTTTCATTGCAGCCATGCGGGTTTCTGCTTCCTGCATGAGCTTGGTGAATCTTTCAGGATCAAAGTCAACGTTTGTAAGGGTTGAAAAAATTGCCTGACATGCGAAATGATCGTCTTCAGGAGTCTTTGCGCCGTGCTTTGCAGCTTCAAGAGCCACAAGGGAGAATCCTTTCATTGTATGAACCAGAAGATCCTGAATTGCCGCTGTTTCAGGGGTTTTTCCGCATACGCCTATCTTGTCGCATCCTGTACCTTTTGCAGTCTGTTCACATTGAAAGCAAAACATATTATTTCTCCTTAGATTTTGTATTAACGGTTTTTATATTTATGTTATCTGTAAATTCATTTCCGCGCTGTTGGATATCTTTTAG
Above is a genomic segment from Desulforegula conservatrix Mb1Pa containing:
- the hcp gene encoding hydroxylamine reductase — encoded protein: MFCFQCEQTAKGTGCDKIGVCGKTPETAAIQDLLVHTMKGFSLVALEAAKHGAKTPEDDHFACQAIFSTLTNVDFDPERFTKLMQEAETRMAAMKEKITAKGGNTSFPQYKGSYKGLNTAALIAEGEKTSFKAELDANVDITSLRQLLIYGIKGVAAYADHAAILGKTDQAVYDFLYEGMAATLDNTLGVNELVGLVLKCGEINLKAMELLDAGNTGTYGHPVPTSVPLGTKKGKAILVSGHDLKDMYELLKQTEGKGINIYTHGEMLPTHAYPELKKFSHFFGHYGTAWQNQAKEFDEFPGAILMTTNCIQKPKETYKDHIFTTGLVGWPGVEHIASKDFSPVIKKALDMPGFAEDKAGASVMVGFARNTVLGVADKVIEGVKSKAIRHFFLVGGCDGAKPGRNYYTEFVEKVPKDCMILTLACGKFRFFDKQLGDIGGIPRLLDVGQCNDAYSAVQIAVALAGAFECGVNDLPLSFILSWYEQKAVAILLTLLFLGIKDIRLGPSLPAFLSPNVIDVLVKNFNIMPIKTADEDLKAILG
- a CDS encoding multiheme c-type cytochrome — encoded protein: MRFFKLKTGIVSCFLCLGFAVLVGADNFSKIKSFNLERSMPPEASACIQCHQKEHPGIVSDWASSRHANAGITCYDCHKAEPGDTDISAKHDKQYGKPDAPYAPSSLKVPISGIVTPKDCSRCHPDEAKQYSISKHANTVEIMWKVDPWLKQGLNSNTERNAGCNHCHGTVIAMKEGELDPDTWPNVGVGRVNPDGSKGSCTSCHSRHQFSIEEARKPEACGQCHLGPDHPQIEIYKESKHGDIYDATGNKFKWDSPPGMWTPGVDYRAPTCSSCHMSGSGKTKTTHDVTERLSWELQTNMSIRPEEFKAFPAKTSWKEERTKMKEVCQQCHGATWVDAHYSKLDKVIDEYNNVYFKPAKEMMESLYEKGLLDSSKQFDESLETEFYELWHHEGRRARMGTAMMAPDYAWWHGFYECKKRFNLLMHEAGELIKENKKAAKFENYPNATGTTIPPIPIAAEDTKNKK
- a CDS encoding HPP family protein, which produces MKGVTKSPPRVSIAEILWSWIGAFLGISLVGIVHYRFFVPSDLVMLIGSFGASAVLVYGAIKSPLAQPRNVIGGHMISALIGVTTLKLIPDPMWLSSGISVATAIAVMHATKTLHPPGGATALIAVTGGEKIKALGFLYVFFPAGAGAMLLLAVALIINNISKSRKYPEFWI
- a CDS encoding ATP-binding protein encodes the protein MKTIRKIIEINEDKCDGCGNCVVSCAEGAIQIINGKAKVIKDMFCDGLGACMGSCPQDALKIIEREADPFDEEAVHKHLEDMKKKSEHPKHTGCGCPSSSIMTLKPMAKPEAASNHGTAIAESQLANWPLKIRLVPPNAPYLKNAELLILADCSAAAYANLHRDFIKDKIVLMGCPKFDDSKMHVEKLAQIFAGNGIKSITIARMEVPCCAGMVVLVSEAQKMAKTSIPVSEEIITRNGDRAKAETMQKIMSHGCGCSG
- a CDS encoding ferredoxin; the encoded protein is MKFKVDQELCIGCGACESTCPEVFELVDEKSSVKINPVPEEFQEKALSAEDGCPAGAISHE
- a CDS encoding cytochrome c3 family protein; this encodes MKKLIWFSIIIFLIALSMFPLMNLGYKIMVDTSTPAFCASCHEIKPAVEAWRTSSHASNSKGFTASCIDCHLPPPEQTVNFFFSKTKHGIKDFWGHFFGEPYDSTKRREIVYSSMTNENCLKCHQNILYISEKRGAMLAHRSAIFGDNGKGKSCFLCHRNLVHKQKSLFKANN
- a CDS encoding VOC family protein, producing the protein MNIKMDIQIVNTILYCEKWQETVAFYKNTLKLPETSSLGWFVEFELNRTSRLSIADASKTSVGSSAGKGITITMKVDDIETACAFLRENGLKDATVKEHAWGSKVIYFSDPEGNRLEFWL
- a CDS encoding CBS domain-containing protein → MPVNHEERIKAPEISDEDVYEAMKEIDGYLDISLSDFRELYLKAYGHAIHRYEHSVKASDIMTREVISVGRDTCLIEVAKLMAKFDVSGVPVVAQDMTIIGVISEKDFLRRMVTSLPQNFMSVISECLGNKGCLSSTINAEKAGDIMAYPAISCHAETPLFRLSALMNIHKINRLPVTDEKNRLVGIISRTDLVRAYTLRTNQ